In the Alligator mississippiensis isolate rAllMis1 chromosome 7, rAllMis1, whole genome shotgun sequence genome, one interval contains:
- the LOC132251477 gene encoding olfactory receptor 14A16-like, whose amino-acid sequence MPNWTTVTEFLLLGFSDTRELQILYFVIFLAAYLAALVGNLLVLTVVTMDHHLHSPMYYFLANLSILDLGTISVIVPKSMANSLLNTRTISYAGCVAQVFLFFLFCTANLAFLTIMAYDRYVAICKPLHYEIIMNRRACVQMAASAWAAGAMYSAVHTGNTFSLPFCHSNIINQFFCEIPQLLKLSCSDAYRRELAAVAFSVFLALGCFVFIVVSYVQIFTAVWSIPSEQGRQKAFSTSIPHLIVVSLFLSTAVIAYTKPISDSPSPLDLLAAVLYSVVPPLMNPVIYSMRNREIQAALRKLLHRLIHSNNNMSIFLS is encoded by the coding sequence atgcccaactggaccactgtaaccgagttcctcctcctgggcttctcggacactcgggagctgcagatcttatactttgtcatctttctggcagcgtacctggcagctctggtggggaacctccttgtccTCACTGTTGTAACTatggaccaccacctccacagccccatgtactattttttggcaaatttgtccatccttgaccttgggACCATCTCCGTCATTGTCCCCAAGTCCATGGctaattctctcttaaacaccaggacaatttcctatgctggatgtgtggcccaggtctttctcttcttcctcttctgtaCAGCCAATCTTgcattcctcaccatcatggcatatgaccggtacgttgccatctgcaagccactgcattatgagataataatgaacaggagagcttgtgtccagatggctgccagtgcttgggctgctggtgccatgtactctgcagtgcacactgggaacacctttagtctccccttctgccactcaaatatcatcaaccagttcttctgtgaaataccccagctgctcaagctctcctgctctgacgcataccgcagggagctggcagctgttgccttcagtgtgtttttagctctaggctgttttgttttcatcgttgtgtcgtatgttcagatcttcaccgcggtgtggagcatcccctcggagcagggccggcagaaagccttctccacctccattcctcaccttatcgtggtctccctgtttctttccactgccgtcattgcctacacgaagcccatctctgactccccgtcccctctggatctcctggcagctgttctgtattcagtggtgcctccattgatgaatccggtcatctacagcatgaggaacagggagatccaagctgccctgaggaaactgctccacaggctgatccacTCCAAcaacaatatgtccatctttctttcatga